One genomic region from Candidatus Binataceae bacterium encodes:
- a CDS encoding MAPEG family protein, which translates to MPQMMNDPAFRAYSIACSILVFKMLAVALMTAATRSRLKQFLNPEDAKVLGGAGVAQEHPDVQRMLRMHRNDLENILPFFTVGLIFVLMGVSAFAAQVYFYTFTGARIVHTVTYIASLQPWRTIAFVLGVVCMVGMLVQILIAAL; encoded by the coding sequence ATGCCGCAGATGATGAACGATCCCGCATTCAGGGCATACTCAATCGCCTGCTCCATCCTGGTCTTCAAGATGCTCGCGGTCGCGCTGATGACCGCGGCCACCCGTTCGCGGCTCAAACAGTTTCTGAATCCGGAGGACGCGAAGGTGTTAGGGGGAGCCGGCGTGGCGCAGGAGCATCCTGACGTCCAGCGTATGCTGCGGATGCATCGCAACGACCTCGAGAACATCCTGCCGTTTTTCACCGTCGGATTGATTTTCGTGCTGATGGGAGTCTCGGCATTCGCCGCGCAAGTGTATTTCTACACGTTCACCGGCGCGCGGATCGTGCACACGGTTACTTACATCGCGAGCCTACAGCCGTGGCGCACGATCGCGTTCGTGCTCGGCGTGGTCTGTATGGTCGGGATGCTGGTGCAGATTCTGATCGCCGCGCTGTGA
- a CDS encoding MFS transporter, with protein sequence MAETPARRATPARAIAPRAPIPTSAVVATVLGNGLEFYDFTTYAFFAVMIGHAFFPSHDPFISLLLSVTAFGVGFISRPLGGIVIGAYADRAGRKPAMMLSIGLMAAGMVLLAATPPYSTIGLAAPILVLVARLVQGFALGGEVGPSTSYLLEAALPEKRGQYAVWQIASQGAASALAGALGVLLSLLIGADAMESWGWRVPFIVGIAIVPVGLVMRSRLQETVDLGAKTVHPSAARVLSALLEHHRRPLVLALMLITSGTIATYVGLYMTTYALSTLHMATGASMGATVVTGLCLLGFGLAGGWLSDRVGRKPVYLVSKLALTAVAWPAFALLNHHRTLGALLAMAGLMAALNALGGVVLVVIPECFPKAVRSAGLSIAYALAVALFGGTTQIAVTWLIHATGNPLSPAWYLVGSSAIGIAAILMVEETKDLALED encoded by the coding sequence ATGGCCGAAACCCCAGCCCGCCGCGCAACGCCGGCGCGCGCGATCGCGCCGCGGGCGCCGATTCCGACCAGCGCCGTGGTCGCGACGGTGCTCGGCAACGGGCTCGAATTTTACGACTTCACCACCTATGCGTTCTTCGCGGTGATGATCGGGCACGCGTTCTTCCCCTCGCACGACCCGTTCATCAGCTTGCTGCTCTCGGTTACCGCCTTCGGCGTGGGTTTCATCTCGCGTCCGCTCGGAGGAATCGTAATCGGCGCGTACGCGGACCGCGCGGGGCGCAAGCCGGCGATGATGCTCAGCATCGGACTGATGGCGGCCGGGATGGTGCTGCTCGCGGCGACGCCCCCTTACTCGACGATCGGACTTGCGGCGCCGATCCTGGTGCTGGTCGCGCGCCTCGTCCAGGGCTTCGCGCTCGGCGGCGAAGTCGGACCATCGACGTCGTATCTGCTCGAAGCAGCGCTCCCGGAAAAGCGCGGACAGTACGCGGTGTGGCAGATCGCGAGCCAGGGAGCGGCCTCGGCGCTCGCCGGCGCGCTCGGCGTGCTGCTGTCTTTGCTGATCGGCGCCGACGCGATGGAGTCCTGGGGGTGGCGCGTCCCGTTCATCGTCGGGATCGCGATCGTGCCCGTGGGATTGGTCATGCGCAGCCGGTTGCAGGAGACCGTGGACCTCGGCGCGAAGACCGTCCATCCGAGCGCCGCCCGCGTGCTCTCCGCCCTGCTCGAGCATCATCGGCGTCCGCTGGTGCTGGCGCTGATGCTTATCACCAGCGGCACGATCGCAACCTACGTCGGCCTCTACATGACGACCTACGCGCTCAGCACGCTGCACATGGCGACCGGCGCTTCGATGGGCGCGACGGTGGTCACGGGTCTCTGCCTGCTTGGGTTCGGGCTCGCCGGCGGATGGCTATCCGACCGCGTCGGGCGCAAACCGGTGTATCTCGTCTCGAAGCTCGCGCTGACGGCGGTCGCCTGGCCTGCGTTCGCGTTGCTCAACCACCACCGCACCCTCGGCGCGCTGCTGGCGATGGCGGGGCTGATGGCGGCGCTCAACGCTCTCGGCGGCGTGGTGCTGGTGGTGATTCCGGAATGCTTCCCGAAAGCCGTGCGCAGCGCGGGATTGTCGATCGCCTATGCGCTCGCGGTCGCCCTATTTGGCGGCACCACGCAGATCGCCGTGACCTGGCTCATCCATGCGACCGGGAATCCGCTCTCGCCCGCCTGGTACCTGGTCGGAAGCAGCGCGATCGGGATCGCGGCGATTCTGATGGTCGAGGAGACGAAGGACCTCGCGCTCGAGGATTGA